The sequence below is a genomic window from Anaeromusa acidaminophila DSM 3853.
GATCCGGCGCAAGCGGCGTTAAAAGCGGTGTCTTTAGTACGGCAAGGTCAGGCGCAAGTCGTGATGAAAGGCATGCTTAATACCAGTGATTTTCTCAAGGCGGTGCTGCATCCGGAGCAGGGACTGCGCAGCGGCAGCTTGCTTAGCCATTTAGCGGTGTTCGAAGTGCCTGGAGAGAATCGGCTTTTATACCATACCGATGGAGGCATGAACATTGCGCCGGATCTGGAGACGAAAAAGGGAATTTTGAAAAACGCCTTGGCGGCGCTGCGGGCGCTGGGGTTGGCGAAACCTAAAGTAGCGGTTCTGACAGCTAATGAGCAAGTGCATCCGAAGATGCAAGCTACCGTAGACGCGCAAGCTTTAGTGGCGGCGGCTGCGGCGGGAGAATTTTCACCGTGCGTCATAGAAGGGCCGATCGCTCTGGATGTGGCTCTCAATCCGGAAGCGGCTCATCATAAAGGCATTACCAGTCATATATCCGGACAAGTGGACTTATTCCTGATGCCTAATATCGAAACCGGCAATGTGCTGGGAAAATCGCTTTTATATTATGCAGGCGCGCAGATGGCGGGACTGGTGCTGGGAGCGACGCATCCTATTGTACTGACATCCCGTGCGGAAACGCCGGAAGGAAAGCTGCATTCCATTTGTTTGGCCTGTTTGGCTGCGAGAAGGGGGAATTGAGTATGGCAAAAATTGTGGTGCTTCCGGAATACTGTAAAAGTTGCGGTTTATGTATTGAGGCGTGTCCCAAGCAAGTTTTGGCGCAAGGGGAGAAGACCAATGCCAAAGGGTATTTTCCTGTGACGCCAGTAAAGCCGGAGGCCTGTGTCGGCTGCGGCCTATGCGCCACGATGTGTCCGGATATTGCAATTGAAATCTATCGGTAGGAGGCGGCGAACATGGAGAAGAGACTCATTAAAGGCAATGAAGCTATAGCGGAAGCAGCCATTCGAGCGGGATGCAAGCTGTTTTTTGGATACCCCATTACGCCTTCCACGGAAATTGT
It includes:
- a CDS encoding phosphate acyltransferase, with the translated sequence MLENFAHALAEAKKSGAQTVAVAVAQDKDVLQALKLAQDTGIAKAVLVGDAAEIRPLLQEVGLPADTTLIDEKDPAQAALKAVSLVRQGQAQVVMKGMLNTSDFLKAVLHPEQGLRSGSLLSHLAVFEVPGENRLLYHTDGGMNIAPDLETKKGILKNALAALRALGLAKPKVAVLTANEQVHPKMQATVDAQALVAAAAAGEFSPCVIEGPIALDVALNPEAAHHKGITSHISGQVDLFLMPNIETGNVLGKSLLYYAGAQMAGLVLGATHPIVLTSRAETPEGKLHSICLACLAARRGN
- a CDS encoding 4Fe-4S dicluster domain-containing protein, producing the protein MAKIVVLPEYCKSCGLCIEACPKQVLAQGEKTNAKGYFPVTPVKPEACVGCGLCATMCPDIAIEIYR